One Microbacterium sp. W4I20 DNA window includes the following coding sequences:
- a CDS encoding DUF4032 domain-containing protein — protein MKDSLRITASKVDPGLLALPWSTTLARWPSEHIVSLPKGLSRHLVRFADLSGRVIAIKETTAEMAQREYDMLGNLARLDVPCVDRVAVIAGRTDAGGEPLPAALVTSHLRFSMPYRALFTRVLRPDTATRLVDALALLLVRLHNVGFYWGDVSLSNTLFRRDAGAFAAYLVDAETGELHEEGLTDGQRAYDLDLARTNIAGEIMDLAAGGRLEHGVDAVAIADGIVSSYRSLWAELTAQESFSAAETWRITERVERLNALGFDIDEMSMSTAGDGTVVEIQPKVVDAGHHQRRLIRLTGLDVEENQARRLLNDLDEFRARSTKQWSDEEMYAHEWLTRVFEPVVRAIPYELRTKLEPAEVFHQVLEHRWYLSQASGRSVPLAEVLTSYINEVLRHRRDEATIMGPPTETMSLPVITGSLSLGDEDDDDEAIDWRDLV, from the coding sequence ATGAAGGACTCACTGCGCATCACCGCGAGCAAGGTCGACCCGGGACTGCTCGCGCTTCCGTGGTCCACGACGCTCGCCAGGTGGCCGTCCGAGCACATCGTGTCGCTGCCGAAGGGTCTCTCCCGTCACCTGGTGCGCTTCGCGGACCTGTCCGGTCGCGTCATCGCGATCAAGGAGACCACGGCCGAGATGGCGCAGCGCGAGTACGACATGCTCGGCAACCTCGCTCGCCTCGACGTGCCCTGCGTCGACCGGGTGGCGGTGATCGCCGGACGGACGGATGCCGGGGGCGAACCGCTCCCCGCCGCCCTGGTCACCTCCCACCTGCGGTTCTCGATGCCGTACCGCGCGCTGTTCACCCGGGTGCTGCGACCCGACACCGCCACCCGCCTCGTCGATGCCCTGGCGCTGCTGCTCGTGCGTCTGCACAACGTGGGCTTCTACTGGGGAGACGTCTCGCTGTCGAACACGCTCTTCCGGCGCGATGCGGGCGCCTTCGCCGCCTACCTCGTCGACGCCGAGACCGGCGAGCTGCACGAGGAGGGGCTCACCGACGGACAGCGCGCCTACGACCTCGACCTGGCCCGCACGAACATCGCCGGGGAGATCATGGACCTCGCGGCCGGCGGCCGGCTCGAGCACGGAGTGGATGCCGTGGCGATCGCCGACGGCATCGTCTCGTCGTACCGCTCGCTGTGGGCCGAGCTCACCGCGCAGGAGTCCTTCTCCGCGGCCGAGACCTGGCGCATCACGGAGCGCGTCGAGCGGCTCAACGCCCTCGGATTCGACATCGACGAGATGTCCATGTCGACGGCGGGTGACGGAACCGTCGTCGAGATCCAGCCCAAGGTCGTCGACGCGGGGCATCACCAGCGTCGTCTCATCCGCCTCACCGGACTCGACGTCGAGGAGAACCAGGCGCGGCGCCTGCTCAACGATCTCGACGAGTTCCGTGCCCGCTCGACGAAGCAGTGGTCCGACGAGGAGATGTACGCGCACGAGTGGCTGACCCGCGTGTTCGAGCCCGTCGTGCGCGCGATCCCGTATGAGCTGCGCACCAAGCTCGAACCGGCCGAGGTGTTCCACCAGGTGCTCGAGCACCGTTGGTACCTGTCACAGGCGTCGGGCCGCTCCGTGCCTCTCGCCGAAGTGCTCACGAGCTACATCAACGAGGTGCTGCGGCACCGGCGCGACGAGGCCACCATCATGGGGCCGCCCACCGAGACGATGAGCCTGCCCGTCATCACCGGATCGCTGTCGCTCGGCGATGAGGACGACGACGACGAGGCGATCGACTGGCGCGACCTGGTCTGA
- a CDS encoding NAD(P)-dependent oxidoreductase: MTRIVVLGGTGYAGRHIVAEAVARGHAVIAVSRSEPSDPVAGAAYLQRSALDSEAIAATFDGADAVVWAVAARGDMEDKALGALENIAAALTGTETRLGVIGGAGGSLVAPGGPRLFDQGFPEEYKAEAQVGIDSLALLEGTDAGLDWFFVHPAEEFGPWAEGERTGHYRDGGDVMVRDADGKSWISGADLAVAIVDEIEQGNHRRERFTVGY; encoded by the coding sequence ATGACCCGCATCGTCGTCCTCGGAGGAACCGGCTACGCCGGCCGTCACATCGTCGCGGAGGCGGTGGCGCGCGGACACGCGGTCATCGCCGTCTCGCGCTCCGAACCGTCCGACCCGGTGGCGGGTGCCGCCTACCTGCAGAGATCGGCCCTCGACTCCGAGGCGATCGCGGCGACCTTCGACGGTGCGGATGCGGTCGTGTGGGCGGTCGCTGCGCGCGGTGACATGGAGGACAAGGCGCTCGGCGCGTTGGAGAACATCGCCGCCGCGCTCACCGGCACCGAGACCCGCCTCGGTGTGATCGGCGGCGCCGGGGGCAGCCTCGTCGCCCCGGGCGGGCCGCGCCTGTTCGACCAGGGTTTCCCCGAGGAGTACAAGGCCGAAGCGCAGGTCGGCATCGACTCGCTCGCACTGCTCGAGGGCACGGATGCCGGACTCGACTGGTTCTTCGTGCACCCGGCCGAGGAGTTCGGCCCCTGGGCCGAGGGGGAGCGTACCGGGCACTACCGCGACGGTGGCGACGTGATGGTGCGGGATGCCGACGGCAAGTCGTGGATCTCGGGCGCCGACCTCGCGGTCGCCATCGTCGACGAGATCGAGCAGGGCAACCACCGACGCGAGCGGTTCACCGTCGGCTACTGA